The following are from one region of the Nicotiana tomentosiformis chromosome 7, ASM39032v3, whole genome shotgun sequence genome:
- the LOC138896295 gene encoding uncharacterized protein yields the protein MEMPETRRRGGKNKIEKEKEREGVRSEERGKGKEVVDSSPTSKSVRMAICGAEPEKEEEGGRHIGGSGSGEAVEGLVNLGKKANEPGSSAEETLADLLKKLSNSYQPKKKRTPKATTYGTARDNKKRKVAPSETSGIPLPRGRTTRSKLKQSEEELQRALEESKKKRVDKGKEKVVEPVEDVELDEMDLVHQSEKVAEVEVQTPKSKKS from the coding sequence ATGGAAATGCCTGAGACAAGAAGGagaggtggtaaaaataaaattgaaaaagaaaaagagagagaggGAGTACGGAGTGAAGAGAGGGGAAAAGGGAAAGAAGTGGTTGACTCTTCACCCACTTCTAAATCTGTTAGAATGGCTATTTGTGGAGCTGAGCCAGAGAAGGAGGAAGAAGGTGGCAGGCACATAGGGGGAAGTGGATCAGGAGAAGCCGTTGAAGGGCTAGTAAATCTTGGAAAGAAAGCAAACGAACCTGGTTCATCTGCTGAGGAAACCCTAGCTGATCTCTTGAAAAAGTTAAGTAACAGTTACCAACCCAAGAAGAAAAGAACTCCTAAAGCTACAACCTATGGGACAGCAAGAGACAACAAGAAACGGAAAGTTGCTCCTTCTGAGACCTCTGGTATTCCTCTTCCAAGAGGAAGAACTACAAGGAGCAAGCTAAAGCAGAGTGAGGAGGAGTTGCAGAGAGCTTTAGAGGAGAGTAAAAAGAAAAGAGTGGATAAAGGGAAAGAAAAAGTGGTTGAGCCTGTTGAGGATGTTGAGTTGGATGAGATGGACCTGGTCCATCAAAGTGAAAAagtggcagaggtagaggttcagacCCCTAAGTCAAAGAAATCCTAG